Part of the Deltaproteobacteria bacterium genome is shown below.
GCTTCCCAGTGGCAGGGGACGCTCACCTCGCGCTCGGCGTAGCCCTCCGGCGTGAAGAGCCACGCGCCGTCGAGGGAGATGTCCTCGCGCAGGGGCTGGGAGGGTTCGACCCAGGTCGGCGGGGGTTCCGTATCGTCGTCGCCCGCGTCGTCGTCCTCGGTGTCGTCGTCGGTATCATCGTCGCCGGTCGCGTCGTCGTCCGCGTCGTCGTCGGCCGTGTCGTCATCGGGTGCGGAGGAGTCGTGGTCGTCGTCATCGCCGCACGAACAAGACACGACGAGCGCGGCGACCACGAGGAGAAAAGGGATCGCCGGAATGCGGTGGAGAGGCACAGCACAATACGGCGGTGCCGCATTCTTGTCGGAGAAAGTCATTCCGTCATGATGTCGGCCCAGGGCGGTGGCCGTCAACCGACGGAGTCCTCTAAAAACCAACAACCAGAAACCAGTATCCCGCCCGAATCAATTTCCCGGCGGCGGCGTGTAGGTCTGCACGCGATGGTTCACGGCGTTGAGCGTGAGCAGGTAGTCGTACATGGCGCCGAGGTCCTGCTCGGTCATGCCGGCGTAGAGCGTCCACGGCATGAGGGTCTGCGGATCGTTCGGGCCGACCGGACGATTGTGGGCCTCGTCGCCCTCGAACGCCTTGAACCGCGCGATGAACTGCTCGCGCGTCATCTGCCCGATACCGGTTTCCTGGTCGGGCGTGATGTTCGACGTGCGCATGATCGCCCCCGACGGCATTTTGAATTCCGCTCCGCCGGCGAAGGCCATGCCGGGCAGCGGTTTACCGTGGTCGGACGGCGTGTGGCACTCAGTACAGGCGCCGATCGTGACGAGGTATTTCCCGTAGGCGACCGTGTCCGCCGGGTTGGGCTTCGGCAGAGGAGCCGGCGGCTGCGGAATCGTGCGCACAATGATGTTCATCGGAAAGTCGATATGGCCTTCGGGCACGGCGTTTTCGATCGGCGCGAGCGTACGCAGATAGGAGATCACCGCGGTGAGGTCGGCGTTGTCGAGGAAGCGGTAGGCCATGTAGGGCATCATCGGAAAGATCGCCTTGCCGTCACGATTGACGCCGGTCGTGATGAGCCGCGCGAGTTCCTCGTCGGTCCACGAGCCGATCCCCGCGGGCGTGATGTTCTTCGCGTGGATCTCGCCGGGCAGACCCATCGATGCGTCGAAGACGTCGCCGCCCTTGCCCAATGTGCCGGGGGTGATCGGCGCGGAGTATTTCGTCCAGTCCCGCGTCGAATGGCAGTCCATGCACGAGAGCACGGTGTTGGCGAGGTAGCGACCGCGCTCGATGACGGCAGGCTCGCTCGACGCCTTGACGGGAGCGACGTCGTAAACGCGTGGGAACGACCAGAAGAACCACGCGGCCACGCCGGCGATGAGCAGCGCGATCGCCGCGAACGCATAGCCGAGAATCCGTAGAAACGACATGGCAACCCCCCCGAAACTCAAAACGGACATGGAATGGAAATTGCCGCATATATAGCCGAAAGTTTTGGCAAATTGCCTTAATGAGGATTACAAAATGTCGAAATATCCTGAAAATCGATCGTTTTAGACCAAACCGGCGGTGAAAAGCGCTCGACTTCGGTGAGAGGAATCTGACGCCGTCGCAAGGTTCAGGCGGGACGGAGTTGCTCCATCAGCGGGTTGGCATAGTCGGGGCTTTTCGCGAAGACGCCCGCCGCGCCCTTGCCGCCGGATTCGGGGCGCTTGATGTCGGCGAACATGCCGCGTGCAATCGCCTCGAACAGGCCGATCCGCGCGATCTCTTCGAGCATCTCGATCGCGAGGCCGAGCACCGTATCGGCGCGCGTCGCGATCTCGCCGCCCGGGCGCAGATCGAGCGAGTCCGCTAGACCCCGCGTCGCCGCGAAGGCGTACTTCGCGTTGCGGATCGCGAGGGCGCGGTCCTGCAAGAACGGCGTGTGCATCGCCTCGGTCAACATTCCGAGAAGCTGGATGCCCTGACCGGTCAGCGCGCCGACGAGGTTGAAGTACGCGTTCATCTGGTAGCCGCGGAAGATGTCGCCGGTCATGTGCTTGGTGGGCGGCATATACTTGAGCGGATGCTCGGGAAACACCGCACGCAGCAGCAGCGCGTGCGCAATCTCGGTCGTCAGCGAACCCGGGCGCTCGGGGTCGATCTCGAATGCATGGCCGAGCCCCATGAGTCGCTCGGGCATGCCGGCGAGTATCGCGAAGCGCTCGTTGAGCAGGCACGACGCGAGCACGGTGTGCGCCGCGTCCACCGCGTCCGCCGTCGTCAAATAGTTATCCTCGCCGGTGTTGATGACGATGTCGGCGCGCGCCGAGATGAGCCGCGACGCG
Proteins encoded:
- a CDS encoding cytochrome C; the protein is MSFLRILGYAFAAIALLIAGVAAWFFWSFPRVYDVAPVKASSEPAVIERGRYLANTVLSCMDCHSTRDWTKYSAPITPGTLGKGGDVFDASMGLPGEIHAKNITPAGIGSWTDEELARLITTGVNRDGKAIFPMMPYMAYRFLDNADLTAVISYLRTLAPIENAVPEGHIDFPMNIIVRTIPQPPAPLPKPNPADTVAYGKYLVTIGACTECHTPSDHGKPLPGMAFAGGAEFKMPSGAIMRTSNITPDQETGIGQMTREQFIARFKAFEGDEAHNRPVGPNDPQTLMPWTLYAGMTEQDLGAMYDYLLTLNAVNHRVQTYTPPPGN